From a region of the Erinaceus europaeus chromosome 14, mEriEur2.1, whole genome shotgun sequence genome:
- the LOC132532852 gene encoding uncharacterized protein LOC132532852, with protein sequence MDDLSDKGNRFHHSVIRQRPSPELRCGSGRRAPRGEAKIAVTTHPAPASSIQCPPAPCSSGPARNPGSYPPNSAPSSPHYHLHSQAFFPLFLVLCLRLPTHASPIFFALKVPDSASSAAPRVAVARALWVPVPREVWTAGTLGFPPSWRVQPRPTCLSRTQRRDGGLEPGPLSQLCIRSERRRRCALAPLPLPLRLLFGLPASATARRTRSFWLPRLPGSAHNAPGRRSPLSPNWLSTEYPGDLYEIFSLVS encoded by the exons ATGGATGACTTGTCAGACAAAGGCAATAGATTCCACCACTCTGTGATTCGCCAGCGCCCCAGCCCCGAGCTCCG CTGCGGCTCTGGCCGCCGAGCCCCGCGCGGGGAAGCCAAGATCGCAGTCACAACTCACCCGGCCCCTGCGTCCTCCATCCAGTGCCCGCCTGCGCCATGCAGTTCCGGCCCGGCCCGCAACCCCGGTTCTTACCCTCCTAACTCAGCCCCGAGTTCCCCCCACTACCACCTCCATTCCCaggcctttttccccctcttcctggTCCTTTGCCTTCGCCTACCCACCCACGCATCCCCAATTTTCTTTGCCCTCAAAGTGCCCGACAGCGCATCCTCTGCGGCCCCGCGCGTTGCTGTGGCGAGGGCTCTCTGGGTCCCGGTGCCCAGAGAGGTCTGGACAGCCGGGACGCTCGGTTTCCCACCCAGCTGGAGAGTCCAGCCGAGACCCACCTGCCTCAGTAGAACCCAACGGAGAGACGGGGGGCTGGAGCCCGGGCCCCTCAG CCAGCTCTGCATCCGGAGTGAGCGCAGGAGGCGTTGCGCGCTcgccccgctcccgctcccgctccggcTCCTGTTCGGCCTCCCGGCCTCTGCCACCGCCCGCCGCACTCGCTCTTTCTGGCTCCCTCGCTTGCCCGGGTCCGCTCACAACGCACCAGGCAGGAGAAGCCCTTTGTCTCCTAACTGGTTAAGTACAGAATATCCAGGAGATCTTTATGAAATATTTTCCCTCGTCTCATAA